From the genome of Silurus meridionalis isolate SWU-2019-XX chromosome 12, ASM1480568v1, whole genome shotgun sequence, one region includes:
- the slc8a2b gene encoding sodium/calcium exchanger 2b isoform X1, producing MAQSFLSSAVFLLSLYLFLFLFPSCTPESQREEELGVTPTVTEPYDNLFPSSNASSKRCGEVVECAPGILLPVWKPNNPEIGEKIARSIVYFVSLMYMFLGVSIIADRFMASIEVITSQEKEVTITLPSGETTVATVRIWNETVSNLTLMALGSSAPEILLSVIEVCGHGFKSGDLGPSTIIGSAAFNMFVIIGICVWVIPNGEVRKIKHLRVFFITAFWSIFAYIWLYLILAVISPGVVAVWEALVTLSLFPVCVILAWIADRRLLFYKYMSKRYRADKRTGVVVETEGEMSPKGGDMIVRGKFPPSASAGIITLEHCQDGPNNSAGTMATLLKSNSATITMESTKELDESRKEVIRILKDLKQKYPKKDLDQLMELANYYALLHQQKSRAFYRVQATRMMIGAGNVLKKHAADHARRTAVKDADTSEPDDYATCSRISFESSHSQCMENCGTVNLTVVCQGGTGENTFYVDYCTEDGTANAGSDYKFVEGTLVFKPGETRKEIKVGIIDDDIFEEDEHFFVRLLNLRVGDAEGMFESDEAGEVPKGRLVEPLVTTVTILDDDHAGIFTFSDSVMRVSESVGTMEVTVVRNSGARGTVILPYHTEPGKAQGGGIDYEDACGELEFTNDQTTQTIQIRIIDDEEYEKHENFYIVLEEPRWMKRGISALLLNQEDQEGQLSTEEEEAKRIAEMGKPVLGEHSRLEVVIEESYEFKSTVDKLIKKTNLALVIGTHSWREQFVEAVTVRAGDGEDEVEGREHPPCCSDYVMHFLTVFWKVVFACVPPTEYWNGWACFMVSITAIGMLTAVIGDLASHFGCTVGLKDTVTAVVFVALGTSIPDTFASKVAATQDQYADACIGNVTGSNAVNVFLGIGVAWSVAAVYWSIKGKSFRVEPGSLAFSVTLFTIFAFICMAVLLFRRRPSIGGELGGPRVSRILTTLLFFGLWLLYILFASLEAYCHIKGF from the exons ATGGCACAGTCTTTTCTTAGCTCTGCTGTTTTCCTTCTATCCTTGtaccttttcctctttctctttccatcctgCACCCCTGAGTCCCAAAGAGAAGAAGAGCTGGGTGTAACCCCTACAGTGACAGAGCCTTATGATAATTTGTTTCCCAGTTCTAATGCTAGTTCAAAGCGATGTGGTGAGGTGGTGGAGTGTGCACCAGGTATCCTCCTGCCCGTGTGGAAGCCTAACAACCCTGAAATTGGGGAAAAGATTGCCCGATCCATTGTCTACTTCGTCTCCCTGATGTACATGTTCCTGGGTGTGTCGATCATCGCCGATCGCTTTATGGCATCCATTGAGGTTATTACATCACAG GAGAAAGAAGTTACAATAACCCTGCCCAGTGGAGAGACGACAGTGGCTACCGTACGCATCTGGAATGAGACAGTGTCCAACTTGACCTTAATGGCACTGGGCTCCTCTGCGCCTGAGATCTTACTGTCAGTCATTGAA GTTTGCGGGCATGGTTTCAAATCTGGCGACCTGGGTCCCAGCACAATCATCGGCAGCGCCGCCTTCAACATGTTCGTCATCATCGGTATCTGTGTCTGGGTGATCCCCAATGGAGAAGTGAGGAAGATCAAACATCTGAGAGTCTTCTTTATTACCGCCTTCTGGAGCATCTTTGCATACATTTGGCTTTACCTAATACTCGCAGTCATCTCACCTGGAGTCGTCGCG GTTTGGGAGGCCCTGGTCACTCTATCCCTGTTcccagtgtgtgtgattttggccTGGATCGCCGATCGCCGTCTCCTCTTCTACAAATACATGTCGAAGCGCTACCGTGCTGACAAAAGGACCGGGGTTGTCGTGGAGACGGAAGGGGAAATGTCCCCTAAAGGAGGGGATATGATCGTGCGTGGGAAGTTTCCACCAAGTGCGTCAGCTGGAATTATTACACTGGAACACTGCCAGGATGGGCCTAATAACAGTGCTGGCACCATGGCAACGCTGCTGAAATCCAACAGCGCCACCATTACCATGGAAAGCACCAAAGAGCTGGATGAGAGCCGCAAAGAG GTTATTCGTATCCTGAAGGACCTGAAGCAGAAGTATCCCAAAAAAGATCTGGACCAGCTAATGGAGCTGGCCAACTATTACGCCCTTCTGCATCAGCAAAAGAGCCGCGCCTTCTACCGCGTCCAGGCCACGCGCATGATGATAGGAGCAGGCAATGTGCTGAAAAAACATGCGGCAGACCATGCTCGTCGGACAGCCGTTAAAGACGCCGACACATCCGAGCCGGACGACTACGCCACGTGCAGCCGCATCTCATTCGAGAGCAGCCACAGCCAGTGCATGGAGAACTGCGGAACAGTGAACTTAACCGTGGTGTGCCAGGGGGGAACCGGCGAGAACACCTTTTACGTGGACTACTGCACGGAGGACGGCACGGCCAACGCCGGATCGGATTACAAGTTTGTCGAGGGCACGCTGGTCTTTAAGCCAGGAGAGACCAGGAAAGAGATCAAG GTCGGAATTATTGACGACGATATCTTCGAGGAGGACGAGCACTTCTTTGTGCGTCTGCTTAACCTGCGAGTCGGTGACGCAGAAGGCATGTTTGAAAGCGACGAGGCCGGCGAGGTGCCCAAGGGCCGGTTGGTGGAACCGCTGGTCACCACGGTGACCATTCTGGATGACGACCACGCGGGCATCTTTACGTTCAGCGATTCCGTTATGCGGGTGAGCGAGAGTGTGGGAACCATGGAGGTGACGGTGGTAAGGAACTCCGGTGCCCGTGGAACTGTGATCCTACCCTATCACACCGAGCCAGGGAAAGCCCAGGGAGGAGGCATCGACTATGaagatgcatgtggggagctgGAGTTCACCAACGACCAGACCAC acaaACCATTCAGATCCGGATCATTGACGACGAAGAATACGAGAAGCATGAGAACTTCTACATCGTCCTTGAGGAACCAAGGTGGATGAAGAGAGGAATCTCTG CTCTGCTGCTTAATCAAG AGGATCAGGAAGGGCAGCTGAGTACTGAAGAAGAGGAAGCCAAGAGGATAGCTGAGATGGGGAAGCCAGTTTTGGGCGAGCACAGCAGGCTGGAGGTGGTCATCGAAGAGTCGTATGAGTTCAAG AGCACAGTAGATAAGCTGATAAAGAAGACGAACCTGGCGCTGGTCATCGGCACGCATTCCTGGAGGGAGCAATTTGTGGAGGCGGTGACAGTCAGAGCTG GAGACGGCGAAGACGAGGTGGAGGGCCGCGAGCATCCGCCTTGTTGCTCCGACTACGTCATGcacttcctgacagtgttctgGAAGGTGGTGTTCGCGTGCGTTCCTCCCACTGAGTACTGGAATGGCTGGGCATGCTTCATGGTGTCCATCACGGCCATTGGCATGCTGACGGCCGTCATCGGAGACCTGGCCTCCCATTTCGGGTGCACCGTAGGGCTCAAGGACACGGTCACGGCCGTGGTGTTTGTAGCTTTGGGGACCTCCATTCCAG ACACGTTTGCTAGTAAAGTGGCCGCTACGCAGGACCAGTACGCAGACGCGTGCATCGGCAACGTCACAGGCAGCAACGCCGTCAACGTATTTCTGGGCATCGGCGTGGCCTGGTCAGTCGCTGCAGTCTACTGGTCAATCAAAGGGAAAAGTTTTAGAGTGGAGCCCGGCTCGCTGGCCTTCTCAGTCACCCTCTTTACCATTTTCGCCTTCATCTGCATGGCCGTTCTGCTCTTCCGGAGACGGCCGTCCATCGGGGGCGAGCTAGGGGGTCCTAGAGTTTCACGCATCCTCACCACCCTCCTGTTCTTCGGCTTGTGGCTTCTTTACATTCTCTTCGCCAGCCTGGAGGCCTACTGCCACATCAAGGGCTTCTAA
- the slc8a2b gene encoding sodium/calcium exchanger 2b isoform X2, whose product MAQSFLSSAVFLLSLYLFLFLFPSCTPESQREEELGVTPTVTEPYDNLFPSSNASSKRCGEVVECAPGILLPVWKPNNPEIGEKIARSIVYFVSLMYMFLGVSIIADRFMASIEVITSQEKEVTITLPSGETTVATVRIWNETVSNLTLMALGSSAPEILLSVIEVCGHGFKSGDLGPSTIIGSAAFNMFVIIGICVWVIPNGEVRKIKHLRVFFITAFWSIFAYIWLYLILAVISPGVVAVWEALVTLSLFPVCVILAWIADRRLLFYKYMSKRYRADKRTGVVVETEGEMSPKGGDMIVRGKFPPSASAGIITLEHCQDGPNNSAGTMATLLKSNSATITMESTKELDESRKEVIRILKDLKQKYPKKDLDQLMELANYYALLHQQKSRAFYRVQATRMMIGAGNVLKKHAADHARRTAVKDADTSEPDDYATCSRISFESSHSQCMENCGTVNLTVVCQGGTGENTFYVDYCTEDGTANAGSDYKFVEGTLVFKPGETRKEIKVGIIDDDIFEEDEHFFVRLLNLRVGDAEGMFESDEAGEVPKGRLVEPLVTTVTILDDDHAGIFTFSDSVMRVSESVGTMEVTVVRNSGARGTVILPYHTEPGKAQGGGIDYEDACGELEFTNDQTTQTIQIRIIDDEEYEKHENFYIVLEEPRWMKRGISEDQEGQLSTEEEEAKRIAEMGKPVLGEHSRLEVVIEESYEFKSTVDKLIKKTNLALVIGTHSWREQFVEAVTVRAGDGEDEVEGREHPPCCSDYVMHFLTVFWKVVFACVPPTEYWNGWACFMVSITAIGMLTAVIGDLASHFGCTVGLKDTVTAVVFVALGTSIPDTFASKVAATQDQYADACIGNVTGSNAVNVFLGIGVAWSVAAVYWSIKGKSFRVEPGSLAFSVTLFTIFAFICMAVLLFRRRPSIGGELGGPRVSRILTTLLFFGLWLLYILFASLEAYCHIKGF is encoded by the exons ATGGCACAGTCTTTTCTTAGCTCTGCTGTTTTCCTTCTATCCTTGtaccttttcctctttctctttccatcctgCACCCCTGAGTCCCAAAGAGAAGAAGAGCTGGGTGTAACCCCTACAGTGACAGAGCCTTATGATAATTTGTTTCCCAGTTCTAATGCTAGTTCAAAGCGATGTGGTGAGGTGGTGGAGTGTGCACCAGGTATCCTCCTGCCCGTGTGGAAGCCTAACAACCCTGAAATTGGGGAAAAGATTGCCCGATCCATTGTCTACTTCGTCTCCCTGATGTACATGTTCCTGGGTGTGTCGATCATCGCCGATCGCTTTATGGCATCCATTGAGGTTATTACATCACAG GAGAAAGAAGTTACAATAACCCTGCCCAGTGGAGAGACGACAGTGGCTACCGTACGCATCTGGAATGAGACAGTGTCCAACTTGACCTTAATGGCACTGGGCTCCTCTGCGCCTGAGATCTTACTGTCAGTCATTGAA GTTTGCGGGCATGGTTTCAAATCTGGCGACCTGGGTCCCAGCACAATCATCGGCAGCGCCGCCTTCAACATGTTCGTCATCATCGGTATCTGTGTCTGGGTGATCCCCAATGGAGAAGTGAGGAAGATCAAACATCTGAGAGTCTTCTTTATTACCGCCTTCTGGAGCATCTTTGCATACATTTGGCTTTACCTAATACTCGCAGTCATCTCACCTGGAGTCGTCGCG GTTTGGGAGGCCCTGGTCACTCTATCCCTGTTcccagtgtgtgtgattttggccTGGATCGCCGATCGCCGTCTCCTCTTCTACAAATACATGTCGAAGCGCTACCGTGCTGACAAAAGGACCGGGGTTGTCGTGGAGACGGAAGGGGAAATGTCCCCTAAAGGAGGGGATATGATCGTGCGTGGGAAGTTTCCACCAAGTGCGTCAGCTGGAATTATTACACTGGAACACTGCCAGGATGGGCCTAATAACAGTGCTGGCACCATGGCAACGCTGCTGAAATCCAACAGCGCCACCATTACCATGGAAAGCACCAAAGAGCTGGATGAGAGCCGCAAAGAG GTTATTCGTATCCTGAAGGACCTGAAGCAGAAGTATCCCAAAAAAGATCTGGACCAGCTAATGGAGCTGGCCAACTATTACGCCCTTCTGCATCAGCAAAAGAGCCGCGCCTTCTACCGCGTCCAGGCCACGCGCATGATGATAGGAGCAGGCAATGTGCTGAAAAAACATGCGGCAGACCATGCTCGTCGGACAGCCGTTAAAGACGCCGACACATCCGAGCCGGACGACTACGCCACGTGCAGCCGCATCTCATTCGAGAGCAGCCACAGCCAGTGCATGGAGAACTGCGGAACAGTGAACTTAACCGTGGTGTGCCAGGGGGGAACCGGCGAGAACACCTTTTACGTGGACTACTGCACGGAGGACGGCACGGCCAACGCCGGATCGGATTACAAGTTTGTCGAGGGCACGCTGGTCTTTAAGCCAGGAGAGACCAGGAAAGAGATCAAG GTCGGAATTATTGACGACGATATCTTCGAGGAGGACGAGCACTTCTTTGTGCGTCTGCTTAACCTGCGAGTCGGTGACGCAGAAGGCATGTTTGAAAGCGACGAGGCCGGCGAGGTGCCCAAGGGCCGGTTGGTGGAACCGCTGGTCACCACGGTGACCATTCTGGATGACGACCACGCGGGCATCTTTACGTTCAGCGATTCCGTTATGCGGGTGAGCGAGAGTGTGGGAACCATGGAGGTGACGGTGGTAAGGAACTCCGGTGCCCGTGGAACTGTGATCCTACCCTATCACACCGAGCCAGGGAAAGCCCAGGGAGGAGGCATCGACTATGaagatgcatgtggggagctgGAGTTCACCAACGACCAGACCAC acaaACCATTCAGATCCGGATCATTGACGACGAAGAATACGAGAAGCATGAGAACTTCTACATCGTCCTTGAGGAACCAAGGTGGATGAAGAGAGGAATCTCTG AGGATCAGGAAGGGCAGCTGAGTACTGAAGAAGAGGAAGCCAAGAGGATAGCTGAGATGGGGAAGCCAGTTTTGGGCGAGCACAGCAGGCTGGAGGTGGTCATCGAAGAGTCGTATGAGTTCAAG AGCACAGTAGATAAGCTGATAAAGAAGACGAACCTGGCGCTGGTCATCGGCACGCATTCCTGGAGGGAGCAATTTGTGGAGGCGGTGACAGTCAGAGCTG GAGACGGCGAAGACGAGGTGGAGGGCCGCGAGCATCCGCCTTGTTGCTCCGACTACGTCATGcacttcctgacagtgttctgGAAGGTGGTGTTCGCGTGCGTTCCTCCCACTGAGTACTGGAATGGCTGGGCATGCTTCATGGTGTCCATCACGGCCATTGGCATGCTGACGGCCGTCATCGGAGACCTGGCCTCCCATTTCGGGTGCACCGTAGGGCTCAAGGACACGGTCACGGCCGTGGTGTTTGTAGCTTTGGGGACCTCCATTCCAG ACACGTTTGCTAGTAAAGTGGCCGCTACGCAGGACCAGTACGCAGACGCGTGCATCGGCAACGTCACAGGCAGCAACGCCGTCAACGTATTTCTGGGCATCGGCGTGGCCTGGTCAGTCGCTGCAGTCTACTGGTCAATCAAAGGGAAAAGTTTTAGAGTGGAGCCCGGCTCGCTGGCCTTCTCAGTCACCCTCTTTACCATTTTCGCCTTCATCTGCATGGCCGTTCTGCTCTTCCGGAGACGGCCGTCCATCGGGGGCGAGCTAGGGGGTCCTAGAGTTTCACGCATCCTCACCACCCTCCTGTTCTTCGGCTTGTGGCTTCTTTACATTCTCTTCGCCAGCCTGGAGGCCTACTGCCACATCAAGGGCTTCTAA